The Salvelinus sp. IW2-2015 linkage group LG8, ASM291031v2, whole genome shotgun sequence genome window below encodes:
- the LOC111968083 gene encoding uncharacterized protein isoform X3, which translates to MKPSQPPGHLSNPNTYPLPKRVLPLTSPELVELRAKPAPGLPPHPPHLPGVHHRASGVGGGGEAKDGPANFTNTLIREIQHSHSPVTPNPYRGKTFNTRGGMGKDNPLSPSSLPPCRVSAPSRRRDYGAVLREDMNKKLKVGSSDVGSSRPPFPVAQLRRLSVPPTVTSRPGQSSQPLPSPYVDLQSPGSSPPERRHHFSQKLSQSLQSIRQYKVGGDGKESTMILGGPLSPTTCIPVNPQQSRGSLDHRGTTPSNKRFTPGGTRSLSLKRLRHPDLEEKNGGRGEDMANKRLRPEDYIPGPISTWHPPDGTASSKMSTSPNPSYLKKVFMKNNLSSSPTLRLKKSLTPKKTEEGMARDRRTVPTYPLSTPKPARKRCTGHGKTPCCNSVRENGNPQAGYRRMNHQSGNTQSFYSGRCPQTGNRYSQSGNPANLPVTIHSRGECSRAKETRERESGGREPTVRPDGRTPKPDSKSPSSRRHHALEKKRHVSRPRRTSALPDDLNDLFTPDPITSSLSRAAITFSPSPQRGDRSPSVHNKVPLSVVLATVSDASMGPGSPYVTSPREIPPRSRSQRIPCPKISSCKDTAMDPCKLLLDPKIYSSFVRLELSRNDLTKLESGLYRAITSTVSSSGKPPKDVTSGLKTRSSSIASAELVSPMNENAYLKTESSVLKTIPLSASAKSSSSCKDKSFSLETADLKTSPSSTLDRHGQGKEGDKRKEGDQKVHKIVSFLEEGEQRSNKNNSRKSLEEDPLDVEFSLGLDLSLGLELALSQNSSSSDEDQLPSLHQILDRTARPPDTPEKGTIPVPSIPVGLPHHSQPASSSKAKHTSYRNNLDEMLKEKESIQRSKEMEAKLHLSCKEKLLRLAEEEEEENIEEAISLQQKDFLQRFSVLSSAIQDLHPGEAVFSLDNFGRLFSQHTLQLRRCNVTPCDTTQKTILWSSPDQFRTQVSSQLFQRAYCSSPCPPQVTRWLFQMMSVHSDRLTCHQVLQALGDIACSAAEHMVLNKSERFEVWVPSIGDMTLVFMNMGVPFVTLFPLENLQPPFTEGDLIEGLQISTESLSSKKELRTFPEHNFDYVVKYMCHCTSLCPRVYSDRDLLLLLTVVSRVGLDTQLALQPTEHLRSLLHNLVNSIRDLDIMLPRICMSLIALTEDHHNLRWLVELLPDSMRGKQLRRHLSVLAISKLLNNRCTYIPSNTEFQLSDLRPYLSQMRPSSLLRGLATSCYRRSHHPHREREEEEDCASLDQQVNKGLFTRVYIWVILQQNLFCNKI; encoded by the exons ATGAAACCCTCTCAGCCCCCCGGACACCTGTCCAACCCCAACACTTACCCCCTGCCCAAACGGGTGCTACCCTTGACCAGCCCCGAACTGGTCGAACTCAGGGCGAAGCCCGCTCCTGGCCTGCCTCCTCACCCTCCCCACCTGCCAGGGGTACACCACCGAGCCTCCGGGGTTGGAGGTGGGGGTGAAGCAAAGGATGGCCCGGCCAACTTTACAAACACCCTAATCAGGGAAATCCAGCATTCCCACAGCCCTGTGACCCCTAACCCCTATAGGGGCAAGACCTTTAACACTAGGGGTGGTATGGGAAAGGACAACCCACTGTcgccctcctcccttcccccatGCAGAGTCAGTGCCCCCAGCAGAAGGAGGGACTATGGAGCGGTGCTGAGGGAAGACATGAACAAGAAACTCAAG GTTGGATCCAGTGATGTTGGGAGCTCTAGACCGCCGTTCCCTGTTGCCCAGCTCCGCAGGCTCTCTGTGCCCCCAACCGTTACCTCCAGACCGGGGCAGAGCAGCCAGCCGCTACCTTCCCCTTACGTGGACCTCCAGAGCCCGGGGAGTAGCCCGCCAGAGCGCAGGCACCACTTCTCCCAGAAGCTCTCGCAGTCTCTCCAGTCTATCCGCCAGTACAAAGTAGGAGGAGACGGGAAGGAGAGTACGATGATTCTTGGTGGTCCACTGTCACCCACCACGTGCATCCCTGTCAATCCACAgcag AGTCGTGGTTCCCTGGACCACAGAGGAACCACTCCCTCTAACAAGCGGTTCACTCCAG GAGGCACCAGATCCCTGTCTCTGAAGAGACTCAGACACCCAGACTTGGAGGAGAAAaacggaggaagaggagaggacatggcTAATAAGAGACTTCGTCCAGAGGACTATATCCCAGGCCCTATCAGTACCTGGCACCCACCCGATGGAACAGCCAG TTCTAAGATGTCCACCAGCCCCAACCCATCCTACCTGAAGAAAGTCTTCATGAAGAACAATCTGAGCTCAAGTCCTACTCTAAGGTTGAAGAAGAGTCTCACCCCTAAGAAGACAGAGGAAGGGATGGCGAGAGACAGGAGGACTGTCCCTACCTATCCACTCTCCACACCCAAACCTGCGAGGAAGCGCTGCACCGGCCATGGAAAGACGCCATGCTGCAATAGTGTGAGGGAGAACGGCAACCCTCAGGCTGGATACAGGAGAATGAATCACCAATCTGGCAACACTCAATCTTTTTACAGTGGTAGATGTCCTCAAACAGGCAACCGCTACAGCCAATCTGGCAACCCAGCCAACCTGCCAGTCACAATCCATAGTAGAGGAGAATGCAGTAGAGCTAAAGagaccagagagcgagagagtggaggaagagaacCGACAGTTCGCCCCGACGGGAGAACCCCCAAACCCGACTCAAAATCTCCTAGTTCTCGGCGCCATCACGCATTGGAAAAGAAGCGACACGTCTCTCGCCCACGGAGAACGTCTGCCTTGCCGGATGACCTGAATGACCTTTTCACCCCTGACCCCATAACCTCTAGCCTGTCTAGAGCAGCGATTACCTTTTCCCCTAGtccccagagaggagacaggtcGCCCTCTGTACACAACAAGGTTCCTCTGTCTGTTGTGTTGGCTACTGTCAGTGATGCTAGTATGGGACCGGGGTCCCCCTATGTAACAAGCCCTAGAGAAATCCCCCCAAGATCCCGCTCACAGCGAATCCCATGTCCCAAGATCTCTTCCTGTAAGGACACTGCAATGGACCCCTGTAAGCTACTCCTGGACCCCAAAATCTACTCCTCCTTTGTAAGGCTGGAGTTGAGCAGGAATGACTTGACTAAACTAGAGAGCGGCTTGTACAGAGCCATCACCAGCACTGTATCTTCCTCAGGGAAGCCCCCTAAGGATGTCACCTCAGGACTGAAAACAAGATCTTCTAGTATTGCTTCAGCAGAGTTGGTGTCACCTATGAATGAGAATGCCTACCTCAAGACAGAGTCCTCCGTTCTGAAAACTATCCCCCTCTCAGCCTCTGCAAAGTCTTCATCCTCATGTAAGGACAAGTCATTTAGCTTGGAGACGGCAGACCTCAAAACCAGTCCATCCTCAACCCTGGACCGACATGGACAAGGAAAGGAGGGTGacaagaggaaggaaggagaccAGAAGGTCCATAAGATTGTATCGTTCCTTGAGGAAGGAGAACAAAGAAGCAACAAGAACAATTCCCGTAAGAGTCTGGAGGAGGACCCTCTGGATGTGGAGTTTAGCCTAGGCCTCGACCTGAGCCTGGGGCTAGAGTTGGCGctatcccagaacagcagcagcagtgacgAAGACCAGCTGCCGTCCCTGCATCAGATCCTGGACCGTACCGCCCGGCCCCCAGACACCCCAGAAAAAGGAACCATCCCTGTACCCAGCATCCCCGTTGGACTCCCACACCACAGCCAACCA GCTTCTTCATCTAAAGCGAAACACACCAGTTACAGGAACAACCTGGATGAGATGCTGAAGGAAAAGGAGAGCATTCAAAG GTCTAAGGAGATGGAAGCCAAGCTGCATCTCTCCTGTAAGGAGAAACTGCTGAGATtggctgaggaagaggaggaggagaacattgAGGAGGCTATCTCACTGCAGCAAAA GGATTTCCTGCAGCGTTTCTCGGTGTTGTCtagtgccatccaggacctgcaCCCCGGGGAAGCGGTGTTCAGCCTGGACAACTTTGGCCGTCTCTTCAGCCAACACACACTGCAGCTGAGACGCTGTAACGTCACCCCGTGTGACACCACACAGAAAACAATCCTCTG gTCCTCTCCAGACCAGTTCAGGACCCAGGTCAGTTCCCAGCTGTTCCAGAGAGCCTACTgctcctccccctgtcctccccagGTGACCCGCTGGCTCTTCCAG aTGAtgtcagtccactcagacaggctgACCTGTCATCAGGTACTACAGGCCCTTGGAGATATTGCCTGCTCCGCTGCTGAACACATGGTGCTGAATAAGAGTGAGAGGTTTGAGGTGTGGGTGCCCAGTATTGGAGACATGACCCTGGTCTTCATGAACATGGGGGTTCCCTTCGTCACCCTTTTCCCCCTGGAGAACCTACAACCCCCCTTCACTGAGGGAGACCTGat AGAGGGCCTCCAGATCAGCACAGAGAGCCTGTCCAGCAAGAAGGAGCTCAGAACTTTCCCTGAACACAACTTTGACTATGTCGTCAAGTACATGTGTCATTGTACGTCGTTGTGCCCGCGGGTCTACAGTGACCGAGACCTGCTGTTACTCCTGACGGTGGTGAGCAGAGTGGGCCTGGACACGCAGCTCGCCCTCCAGCCCACTGAGCACCTCCGCTCCCTACTGCACAACCTGGTCAACAGCATAAGGGACTTGGACATCATG CTGCCCAGGATCTGCATGTCGCTGATTGCCCTGACTGAGGACCACCACAACCTGCGCTGGCTGGTTGAGCTCCTGCCAGACAGCATGCGCGGCAAGCAACTCAGGAGACACCTCAGTGTGTTGGCCATCTCCAAGCTGCTGAACAACAGATGCACTTACATTCCCTCCAACACAGAGTTCCAGCTGTCAGACCTGCGTCCCTACCTCTCCCAAATGCGGCCCTCCTCACTTCTCCGGGGGCTGGCCACCTCCTGCTACAGGAGGAGTCACCACCCACACAGAgagcgggaggaagaggaggactgtGCCTCCCTGGACCAGCAGGTCAACAAAGGGTTATTTACCAGGGTGTATATATGGGTAATTTTGCAACAGAATTTGTTTTGCAACAAAATatga